From Micromonospora sp. NBC_01699, a single genomic window includes:
- the cimA gene encoding citramalate synthase, with the protein MAYQVFDTTLRDGAQREGISYSVVDKLAVARLLDEFGVGFIEGGWPGAMPKDTEFFARARTELKLRHATLVAFGATRKAGLAVADDPQVRALLDAETPAVCLVAKSDIRHVVRALRTTGEENLAMVRDTVAYFVAQGRRVFLDCEHFFDGFRHDPAYTASVVETALAAGAERVVMCDTNGGMLPSQITAAINALTGRLGISPARLGIHCQNDTGCAVANTIAAVEAGVEHFQCTANGYGERPGNADLFTVVGNLQLKLGLPVLPDGCLEQMVRVSHAITEIANIAPDTHQAYVGAAAFAHKAGLHASAIKVDPVLYNHVEPTLVGNDMRILVTEMAGRASIELKSRELGIDLAGHPEALSRVTKRVKELEAGGWSFEAADASFELLVRSELPGQDVPRPFTLESYRVLVEHREDGSVVSEATVKIRVRGERVIATAEGNGPVNALDEALRVALTRHYPALRTFELADYKVRILEGSHGTGAVTRVLVETAGDSGRDWTTVGVHNNVVEASWHALVDALTYGVSRAPAEV; encoded by the coding sequence ATGGCTTACCAGGTCTTCGACACGACGCTGCGCGACGGTGCACAGCGTGAGGGGATCAGCTACTCGGTGGTCGACAAACTCGCCGTCGCCCGTTTGCTCGACGAGTTCGGCGTCGGATTCATCGAGGGCGGCTGGCCCGGCGCGATGCCCAAGGACACCGAGTTCTTCGCTCGCGCCCGTACCGAACTCAAGCTGCGCCACGCCACCCTGGTCGCGTTCGGCGCCACCCGCAAGGCCGGACTCGCGGTCGCCGACGACCCGCAGGTACGCGCCCTGCTCGACGCCGAGACCCCGGCGGTCTGCCTGGTCGCCAAGTCCGACATCCGGCACGTCGTACGGGCCCTGCGCACCACCGGCGAGGAGAACCTCGCCATGGTCCGGGACACGGTGGCGTACTTCGTCGCGCAGGGACGCCGGGTCTTCCTCGACTGCGAGCACTTCTTCGACGGCTTCCGCCACGACCCGGCGTACACCGCTTCGGTGGTCGAAACCGCGCTCGCTGCGGGCGCCGAGCGGGTGGTCATGTGCGACACCAACGGCGGCATGCTGCCGTCCCAGATCACCGCGGCCATCAACGCGCTGACCGGGCGGCTCGGGATCAGCCCGGCCCGGCTCGGCATCCACTGCCAGAACGACACCGGTTGCGCGGTCGCCAACACGATCGCCGCCGTCGAGGCCGGTGTCGAGCACTTCCAGTGCACCGCCAACGGGTACGGCGAACGCCCCGGCAACGCGGACCTGTTCACCGTCGTCGGCAACCTGCAACTCAAGCTCGGGCTGCCCGTCCTACCGGACGGCTGCCTGGAACAGATGGTGCGCGTGTCGCACGCCATCACCGAGATCGCCAACATCGCCCCCGACACCCACCAGGCATATGTCGGGGCCGCCGCCTTCGCTCACAAGGCGGGGCTGCACGCGAGCGCGATCAAGGTGGATCCGGTGCTCTACAACCACGTGGAGCCGACGCTGGTCGGTAACGACATGCGGATCCTGGTGACGGAGATGGCCGGCCGGGCCAGCATCGAGCTCAAGAGCCGCGAGCTCGGCATTGACCTGGCCGGCCATCCCGAAGCCCTGTCCCGGGTCACCAAGCGGGTCAAGGAACTGGAGGCCGGTGGCTGGTCGTTCGAGGCCGCCGACGCCTCGTTCGAGCTGCTGGTCCGCTCGGAGCTGCCGGGCCAGGACGTACCTCGGCCGTTCACGCTGGAGTCGTACCGGGTGCTGGTCGAGCACCGCGAGGACGGCTCGGTCGTCTCCGAGGCGACGGTCAAGATCCGGGTACGCGGTGAGCGCGTGATCGCCACCGCCGAGGGCAACGGTCCGGTGAACGCCCTGGACGAGGCGCTGCGGGTGGCGCTGACCCGGCACTACCCGGCGTTGCGCACGTTCGAGCTGGCCGACTACAAGGTCCGGATCCTGGAGGGCAGCCACGGCACCGGGGCGGTCACCCGGGTCCTGGTGGAGACGGCCGGTGACTCGGGCCGGGACTGGACCACGGTCGGCGTACACAACAACGTGGTCGAGGCGAGCTGGCACGCGCTGGTCGACGCGCTCACGTACGGCGTCTCCCGCGCCCCGGCCGAGGTGTAA
- a CDS encoding endonuclease/exonuclease/phosphatase family protein: MTAPSTNPTAPSTSTNAPPPADRSRRVVTVACWLALAPGLGWAVLRLGGLERAAAVQWVAFTPYVVVWTLVPLGLALALRRFPAAAVAALVTICLAAVVGPRAVPDRQPDPTGPALRVMTANLLFGGADPAALVALVRDERVDVLAVQEFTAGAATELDRFGLAELLPHRQLGPDDGARGSALYARFPLRDGGVRRNGGGFNQAYATVLVPGAPSVLVESVHPAAPHSLDVLAAWRSDLEAEPPATPDGPLRVLAGDFNATLDHAPLRRLLATGYVDAADATGDGLVGTWGPYDGDLIPPVTIDHVLADRRIGVRDTRVHPLAGSDHRPVLAELSLPAA, translated from the coding sequence ATGACCGCGCCGAGCACGAACCCGACCGCACCGAGCACGAGCACGAACGCGCCACCACCCGCCGATCGGTCGCGGCGGGTCGTCACGGTCGCCTGCTGGCTGGCGCTGGCGCCCGGACTGGGCTGGGCGGTGCTGCGACTCGGCGGGCTGGAACGGGCGGCGGCGGTGCAGTGGGTGGCCTTCACCCCGTACGTCGTGGTGTGGACGCTGGTGCCGCTGGGGCTGGCCCTCGCGCTGCGGCGCTTTCCCGCCGCGGCCGTCGCCGCCCTGGTCACGATCTGTCTGGCGGCCGTGGTCGGGCCGCGCGCCGTGCCCGACCGGCAGCCCGACCCGACCGGGCCGGCGCTGCGGGTGATGACCGCCAACCTGCTCTTCGGCGGCGCCGATCCGGCGGCCCTGGTCGCCCTGGTCCGCGACGAGCGGGTGGACGTGCTCGCGGTGCAGGAGTTCACCGCCGGTGCGGCGACCGAACTCGACCGGTTCGGCCTGGCCGAGTTGCTGCCACACCGGCAACTCGGCCCGGACGACGGGGCGCGCGGTTCCGCGCTCTACGCCCGGTTCCCGCTGCGCGACGGCGGCGTGCGGCGCAACGGCGGCGGCTTCAACCAGGCGTACGCGACGGTGCTGGTGCCGGGCGCACCATCGGTGCTGGTCGAATCGGTGCACCCGGCGGCGCCGCACTCACTGGATGTGCTGGCCGCCTGGCGCAGCGATCTGGAGGCGGAACCGCCGGCCACCCCGGACGGCCCGCTACGGGTGCTGGCCGGGGACTTCAACGCCACCCTCGACCACGCGCCGCTGCGCCGGTTGCTGGCCACCGGTTACGTCGACGCGGCCGACGCGACCGGCGACGGGCTGGTCGGCACCTGGGGCCCGTACGACGGCGACCTCATTCCCCCGGTCACCATCGACCACGTGCTGGCCGACCGCCGGATCGGGGTACGCGACACGCGGGTACACCCGCTCGCCGGCAGCGACCACCGCCCGGTCCTCGCCGAACTGTCCCTACCGGCGGCCTGA
- a CDS encoding AAA family ATPase, whose product MTDMSDTLASGPRPVETTSTGPELEQTLFEVKRVIVGQDRLVERLLTALLADGHCLLEGVPGVAKTLAAQTLATAVGGNFSRIQFTPDLVPSDIVGTRIYRASKETFDVELGPIMANLVLADEINRAPAKVQSALLEAMAERQVSIGGTSYPVPNPFLVLATQNPIESEGVYQLPEAQRDRFLMKVTVDYPSDVDELAILYRMSSDKPKARRVLDPHRLRTLQQRAAQVFVHHALAEYVVRLILATRNPARFGLQDVAPLLAYGASPRATLGLVAAARAQAMLRGRDYVLPEDIRELAVDVISHRLVLSFDAVADGIPAEAVVRRLIEAVPPPRIAPARRDDDRTPGLAAA is encoded by the coding sequence GTGACGGACATGTCGGACACCTTGGCCAGTGGGCCCAGGCCGGTCGAGACAACGTCGACCGGTCCCGAACTCGAACAGACCCTGTTCGAGGTCAAACGGGTGATCGTGGGACAGGACCGCCTGGTGGAGCGGCTACTCACCGCGCTGCTGGCGGACGGGCACTGCCTGCTGGAGGGCGTACCGGGGGTGGCGAAGACGCTCGCCGCGCAGACCCTTGCCACCGCCGTCGGCGGCAACTTCTCCCGGATCCAGTTCACCCCGGACCTCGTACCCTCGGACATCGTCGGCACCCGCATCTACCGGGCGTCGAAGGAGACCTTCGACGTCGAGCTGGGTCCGATCATGGCGAACCTGGTGCTCGCCGACGAGATCAACCGGGCCCCGGCGAAGGTGCAGTCGGCGCTGCTGGAGGCGATGGCCGAACGCCAGGTCTCGATCGGCGGCACCAGCTACCCGGTGCCGAACCCGTTCCTGGTGCTCGCCACCCAGAACCCGATCGAGTCCGAGGGCGTCTACCAACTGCCCGAGGCGCAGCGGGACCGGTTCCTGATGAAGGTGACCGTCGACTACCCGAGCGACGTCGACGAACTCGCCATCCTCTACCGGATGAGCAGCGACAAGCCGAAGGCCCGCCGGGTGCTGGACCCGCACCGGCTGCGTACGTTGCAGCAGCGGGCCGCCCAGGTCTTCGTCCACCACGCCCTCGCCGAGTACGTCGTCCGGCTGATCCTGGCCACCCGCAACCCGGCCCGGTTCGGCCTACAGGACGTGGCGCCGCTGCTCGCGTACGGTGCGAGCCCCCGCGCCACCCTCGGCCTGGTGGCCGCCGCGCGGGCCCAGGCCATGCTGCGCGGCCGCGACTACGTGCTGCCCGAGGACATCCGCGAACTGGCGGTCGACGTCATCTCGCACCGGTTGGTGCTCTCCTTCGACGCGGTCGCCGACGGAATCCCGGCCGAGGCGGTGGTGCGCCGGCTGATCGAGGCGGTACCCCCGCCCCGGATCGCCCCCGCCCGCCGCGACGACGACCGCACCCCCGGCCTGGCCGCCGCATGA
- a CDS encoding DUF58 domain-containing protein, with protein MTQQGASLSELAPEARLRRLELAINRRLDGLLHGQYLGLLPGPGSECAGSREYRPGEDEVRRMDWAVTARTTLPHVREVDADRELTSWVLVDSTPSMDFGTAEVEKRELAVAAVAAIGYLTAGSGNRLGAHVLGPEGVRRFPARTGRDHLLSLLRTLLAAPRGGDGARPPALAEAIAALNSATPRRGLAVVVSDFLDGLPDADIGEPTWERPLRRLAARHQVLAVEVVDPRELELPDVGVITFVDPEGGRRREVSTGDRRVRQRFAEAALAQRQLVAGAVRRSGAEHLALSTDRDWIADIARHVQSRRRLARAARPPAGATLTAAPGGGR; from the coding sequence ATGACCCAGCAGGGTGCGTCGCTGAGCGAACTCGCGCCGGAGGCCCGGCTGCGCCGGCTGGAACTGGCCATCAACCGCCGGCTCGACGGGCTACTGCACGGGCAGTATCTCGGCCTGCTGCCCGGACCGGGCTCGGAGTGCGCCGGCAGCCGGGAGTACCGGCCCGGCGAGGACGAGGTACGCCGGATGGACTGGGCGGTCACCGCCCGGACCACGCTGCCGCACGTACGCGAGGTGGACGCGGACCGGGAACTGACCAGCTGGGTGCTGGTCGACTCGACCCCGAGCATGGACTTCGGCACCGCCGAGGTGGAGAAGCGGGAACTGGCCGTGGCGGCGGTGGCCGCGATCGGCTACCTCACCGCGGGATCCGGCAACCGGCTCGGCGCGCACGTACTCGGTCCGGAGGGAGTCCGCCGCTTTCCGGCCCGTACCGGTCGTGATCACCTGCTGAGTCTGCTGCGTACGCTGCTCGCGGCACCGCGCGGCGGCGACGGCGCCCGCCCACCGGCGCTGGCCGAGGCGATCGCCGCGCTGAACTCGGCCACCCCCCGGCGCGGGCTGGCCGTGGTCGTCTCCGACTTCCTCGACGGCCTGCCCGACGCCGACATCGGCGAACCGACCTGGGAACGGCCGCTGCGCCGGCTGGCCGCCCGGCACCAGGTGCTCGCGGTCGAGGTGGTCGACCCGAGGGAGCTGGAACTGCCCGATGTCGGCGTGATCACCTTCGTCGACCCGGAGGGCGGACGCCGCCGCGAGGTGTCGACCGGCGACCGTCGGGTACGGCAGCGGTTCGCCGAGGCGGCGTTGGCCCAGCGACAACTCGTCGCCGGTGCGGTACGCCGATCAGGTGCGGAACATCTCGCGCTGAGCACGGACCGGGACTGGATCGCCGACATCGCGCGGCACGTGCAGTCCCGGCGGCGACTGGCCAGGGCCGCCCGGCCACCGGCCGGCGCGACACTGACGGCCGCACCGGGGGGTGGCAGGTGA
- a CDS encoding VWA domain-containing protein, with protein MTWQSPERLWLLAGVLAVAIGYVLMQRRRSQYAVRFTNLRLLDRVAPKRPAWRRHVPASLFLAMLALLVVGFARPSDEVRVPRERATVMVAVDVSTSMLATDVEPDRLAAAKVAAHKFADALPEEFNVGLVAFAGSAAVLVPPGTDRDALHLGIKRLAEGSTGVQGTAIGEAISTSLEAVQTLDSQAAQEPPPARIVLLSDGANTSGRDPMTAADDAVKLKVPVHTISFGTAAGYIDRGGRPIRVPVDGQTLRTVAEETGGEFHEAGTSAELRAVYQDIGTSVGYRTEQQDVSARFIGVGLLLALGAAAGSMVWFSRLP; from the coding sequence GTGACCTGGCAGTCTCCAGAACGGTTGTGGCTGCTCGCGGGCGTACTGGCGGTCGCGATCGGGTACGTGCTGATGCAGCGCCGCCGCAGCCAGTACGCCGTCCGGTTCACCAACCTGCGGCTGCTCGACCGGGTGGCGCCGAAACGTCCGGCCTGGCGCCGGCACGTACCGGCGAGCCTGTTCCTGGCCATGCTGGCGTTGCTGGTGGTCGGGTTCGCCCGCCCGTCGGACGAGGTACGGGTGCCCAGGGAACGGGCCACGGTGATGGTCGCGGTCGACGTGTCGACCTCGATGCTCGCCACCGATGTCGAACCGGACCGGCTGGCGGCGGCGAAGGTCGCGGCGCACAAGTTCGCCGACGCGCTGCCGGAGGAGTTCAACGTGGGGCTGGTCGCCTTCGCCGGCAGTGCCGCCGTACTGGTGCCGCCGGGCACCGACCGCGACGCCCTGCACCTGGGCATAAAACGGTTGGCCGAGGGCAGCACCGGCGTGCAGGGGACCGCCATCGGGGAGGCGATCAGCACCTCGCTGGAGGCGGTCCAGACGCTGGACTCGCAGGCCGCGCAGGAGCCGCCGCCGGCCCGGATAGTGCTGCTCTCGGACGGGGCGAACACCTCCGGCCGGGACCCGATGACGGCCGCCGACGACGCGGTGAAGTTGAAGGTGCCGGTGCACACGATCTCGTTCGGCACCGCCGCCGGTTACATCGACCGGGGCGGGCGCCCGATCCGGGTGCCGGTCGACGGTCAGACCCTGCGCACGGTGGCCGAGGAGACCGGCGGCGAGTTCCACGAGGCCGGTACGAGCGCCGAGCTGCGGGCCGTCTACCAGGACATCGGTACGTCGGTCGGTTACCGCACCGAGCAGCAGGACGTGTCGGCCCGGTTCATCGGGGTGGGCCTGCTGCTGGCGCTCGGCGCGGCGGCCGGCTCGATGGTCTGGTTCTCCCGACTGCCCTGA